The genomic region TTCCCACTTTTCACTTTTCACCCAGTGGGCTAAGGTTCGATAACTGACCTTAAAATGCTCTGCGACTTCTTTTATACTTAGATTGTGAGTAAGATAAAAAGCCTTAATTTCGTTTTTATTAGCTATCACTTAATATTCCCTTACTATTCCTAACACTTCCCTTAGTTTTTCCTCGTAAAAAGGTGGGTAAATTGTGTAGCTTAGTTCCTCGTTATTTTCATAAACTTCGCAAAATTCCTTTATGAGCTTTCTTTGTTTAAAAGAGATTTTAGAATGAAAATGCCCTTCTTGCATATAGAAGTCTAAATAAGTTATGTTTAGGTTTTTAAAATCATATTTTTGCACTTCGCTTAATGGTAAAACGCCACTGCCCTCATAAATAAACACTTGCTTACAATCATCTATAAAAGCCCTTATATATTTGTCTGTTGTGGGGACAAAGTGCGCTTTATTAGCTTCTAAGCTTGCGATATGCTCTATTTTCCCATATCTATTGTGATAATAAATTTTTGCGTTTTTTTCAAAAATCACCTCTCGCATTCCCTTTCTCCTTTTAATAATACGCGCTTAAAGTAATAGAGCCTTTAAAGGGGCTGTCGCTTGCTTGATGATATGAGAAAGTAATTTGCGCGCTTTGATTTGGTTGCAAGGTTAAAATATATGTAACCTTTTCGCCCTCTTGTCTGCAGTGCGGGACTGCGTTATGACTCCACGCACCTATGCTTTCTCTTTGTTCTTTTTTATATTTAATGCCTAAGAATCTTTTTCTATGTTCCCACCTGTGAATCCCGCGACTTGCAAGGACTTGTCCCGCTCTTGTGCCTGCGCCTCCGCCTGCCATTAAAATTAATCTATTGTTATGAAGTAGGGTTATATTTGTGCCTAATCTGCCTGCGTTTGTGTATAAATATTGTGTGTAAGTAATATTTGCGTCCCAAAGTCTCGGGCTTTCGTAGCTTGTCGGGTTTGTGTCTCCACTGCCTGCATTAAGCGCGCATACTACATCAACAGAATACCTGTTAGGATTGTTAAAATTTATTACTTTAGGCGCGTTTTGTGTATGTGTATAATGATAAGTCCAAAGCCTTTTTTCATCATTATTTCCGATAAATCGTTTTTCAGTGCGTGGAATCATTGCGAGTTCCTTTAAAATTTTAAAGAAACTCTAAAATATTTTTTAAAAAATTATAAGGGTTAAATTTTTAGCACTCTAACTTATCAATTTGAGCTAAAAGGGCTTTGTGTATTTCTTTAGCGTTCTTATTTTTGCTTAAATCAAATCCCGCTAACTTCGCATAATATAAAAAATCATCATAATCGTTTATTTTTATTTCTCCCATATCAAATACTTTTGGTGTATTGTGCGTTAGCTCTTGTTGTGTTATAATCTCTTTAGAGTTGAAAGGGAGAGTCTCCCCTTTTGTAAAGTCGCTAGCAGTGGATAAACTTAGCGACTTCTCGTCATAATAAGCTGTTACTATCCACTTATTTGTTGGCTTACCTTTCCAATTTGCCTTTAATCCTACTCTAAACCCATCTTTTTTAATCGTTAATCTACCTAGTCTATCTTTTTCTATTTCACCTTGTGTGATAATCTCATTGAGTCTTTGGGGTATATTTTCAAACTCGCTTCCGTGCTTATCTATTATATGCGCTAGTCCATAGCCTTTGTGGTTAGCCTTATCTGTAATCTCTCCCCAAACAATGCTAATGTCTCCGCTTCCGCTTAACTCTTCTAAGTCTTTGCGATAAAACGCGCCTTGCACTTGCCCCTCTTTTGTGCTTAGTAAGTGCTTGAGTGCCTCTGCGCCTTTGTGGTAAAATTCTGCATAGTTTGTTCCAAAGTCTGCAATTATTCCCTCGCGTCTCTCTAGCTCTTTTAAAATACTTTGTATCTCTGCTAAATCCTCTTTTGTTACACTTCCGCTTCCCACTTTGCTATAAATCACTTTATCTTTTTGCAAGGCTTGTAAAACTTCGCCCGCGTTTAAAAGCTCTGTGTTTTGGCTTTCAATTTCCGCGCGTTTGTGTATAATCTCGTCTTTTAGCACACTTTCATTACTTGCAAACTCGCTTATATCTCTTTTTACTTCATCATTTATAAAGGCTTCGCCCTTTGGATTTATCGGGCTTTTGGGACTTGGCGTTGTAAATGTCGGATTGTCTAATATATCCAAAGTTATCGCTCTTGGGTATTTTAGCTCTCGCACTGCTTTTTTTAAGTGAAACAAAACCGCGTCTTTATCTCCAATATAAGGCACTCTAAAGAAAAGGCCTTTAAAAAGTTTATTAGTTAAAAATACTCTTGCCCTGCCCTCTAAAGTCGTGCTTAAAGCCCCGTTCCCGCTTGCGCTTTTATAGCCTTTTGCTCCGCTTATTTTATTTGCAAATTGATAAATATTTGCAAGTTCTTTAAAGATATTAAGCGCGTTTTGTGCCTTTGGGTGTAAAGGCAAGGCTTCTAAGCTCTCAATATCTTTTAAGGCTTTACTTAGATTGATTGTGCTAATTCCATTGTTGCTTTTTATATGTCTTTCAAGCGCGCGGAAAATCATTAAAGTCTGCGTTGCTTCTTGCATTTGTGGATTAAACTTTGCAAAAATCGTATTTTCTAGCCCTTGAATTGAATTTACCCACTGCTTATCTAGCACTGCATTTTTCCACTCTTCAATGCTTCGCATAGAATTTATTGTGCTTTTTTTAGGCTTATCTAAAAAAATTGCTTTTGTAAGCTTATCATTTAATCGCTTCTTTATGTCTGCATATTCGCTGTTTGCTTTTCTAAAGTTTGTCAATAACGCCCTTAAGCTTTCCTCTTGTTTTGTTAAAGAATCTGATGTTTTTTGTGGTAAAATGGTGGTTGTCGGGTTTGTAGAGAATAGTTCTCCTGCATAGCGTTCGCTCTTAGTAGAGTCGATACCCTTACTAAGCCCGCGCTTTTTATAAGAGCTAATTATCCAAAAAGGCGTTTTTTGTCCTTTCCAATTATCCCTTAATCCTACGATTTCATCTTTTAAAATAATATTTGGTCGCCCTTTGTCATCTACAAAAAAACTTCCCTTGTTTATAATATTTTCTAAATTTTGTAAAACTTCGGGGTGATATTTAGCAATTTTGCTTAAGCCATATCCATCACTTCTCCCGCTTCCCTCTTTTCCCCAAACAATGCTAATGTCTCCATTTCCGCTTAACTCTTCTAAGTCTTTGCGATAAAACGCGCCTTGCACTTGCCCCTCTTTTGTGCTTAGTAAGTGTTTAACTGCCTCTGCTCCTTTGTGGTAAAACTCTGCGTAATTTGTTCCAAAGTCTTTTGTTAAATTATCTGTGTTAAAATGCGCGTTGGTGTTAGTCATATGGCTCTCAAAGCTTAGGCTTGGGGTTTCGTGTCTGGGACGTAGGCTGTGGGACAACACCTCAGAATCTAGATTGGAGGTTGGAGATTTCACAGGCTTTTTAGCCTCGCCTGCCTGCACTCTAAGTTCTCCTATAATGTGTGCGCCTTTTTGTATTTCCTCTGCTTTTAAAAGCTCTTTTTGTATATATTCTATATCTCTTGTTTTAAAGTGTGTAATAAAAGTCTTGTCTTTGTCTTTTGTAACTAAAAGATAAAAATAAGGGTCGCTTTTGTTTCCCTCGTCTTTAAACTTCTTAAGATATTTTGTTTTGTTATCTGTTACATATTGTATATGTGGATTCTTAATCGTGGTGTCTAATAAATCAAAAAGTCCCTCGCGCGTCAGCGCGTCCGCTCTTGTGCTTAGATGTTGTTTTAAGTTTTGCACATTATCAAATCTAGCTAAAAGCTCTTGTATTTGATTAGAATCTAAATCTTTTCTTGTGATATTTTGCGCGTTCAAGCTTTCAAGCGGGTTAAAATCTTGTTTTGTTAAAGAATCTGATGTTTTTTGTGGTAAAATGGTGGTTGCAAGTTGAGGGCTTGGATTATCTTTAATCGGCTTGGCTGGGGTTGCGATTCCCTCTAGAGTCTCGGCTACTTTATCACAATTTGTAATATCTCTTATTATCTTGCTTAGTTTTGTAGTTGGGTATCCTGTAATATTAATTTTATCGTTATCTTGCGTTATAGCAATATAATATAAATCCTTGTTTTCTTTGTGTTCATAAGCCTTAATGTATTCTTTTCTCTCTCCTTTTGCAGTAGAAGTATTTAAGATAATATGCGGGTTTGTCTTTGTGTCTTCAAAAAGCTTTAAATAATATTCCCTTTGTGCTTTATCTTGCTTGCTACTAAAATGCGCTGTAAGGTTTTCTAAATCTTGCGTGCTTATTTCCTTAGGCATTGGGTCGGGTTGTATAGTTTTAAGCTTTAAAATCGCTTCTTGTTTATCAATGCTTAAAGCCTTAAATTCCTCGCCTTTAGTGTAAGTTTCAATCGCTTTGCTTCTTTTCTCTTGTGTTTTTAGCTCTTTATTCTCTTTTATCTTTGTTAAATTATCTGTGTTAAAATGCGCATTCCCTTGCGCATTATTTAGTCTCAGCTTTGCAATCTTTTTTTCTATCGCGTTGCTTATGGTTGTATCTATCGCGTCTTTTAATAATCCCATACTTTCATCGATTCTAAATTTCTTTAAAGTGTTAGGATTATCATTGAAATTGCGTAAGATTTGGTTTAAGTCCTTGCGCTTTTCTAGGGCTTCTTTTATGGTTATGTCGCGCCCTTCTAGGTTTTTTACTTCGTTTATTAAAAGTTTTGTTATATCGCTATTTATTCCAAAATCTTGCAAGGCGGTGTCTGCAAGTTTTTTAAAAGGGCTTAGCAAATCTAGCTTTTCTCCATCTAGTCCCTCTTGCAACTCTTGCACTGCTTTTTTATATTGGTTTTTTGCCTCTTGTTCTGCTTCTTGCACTGCTTTTTGAAACACTAAAGGAAGTTTAGGGTTTTGTTCATCTTTTACAAAAGCTTTAGCAATTTCTTTCTCGTAGTTTTGTGAGAGTGCTTTAAAGTCGTTTGTCATTTTATCTAAAGCTTCGCTTAAAATCCTTGCTTCTACATCATCAAGTTGCCCTGCTAAAGAATCTGCTAAATCTTTGTTGCGTAAAACATTTGCTAAGAGTTCCTCGCGTTTGTATTTCACGCCAGAATTTTGCGCGTTTTGATTATCTATAAAGTTTAAAGGCAACTTTTCCTTTATCTTGTCTAAGATTTTTTTAGTTCCGCTTATGTCTTTAAACTCTTCTCTTATTTTTACATCGCTTTGGGATTGTAAAAACGCCTTTGTATTTGCCTTTCTTTGCGCTTCTTTTGTGTGTTTTTTTAATGCTCTATCAATCGCGCCGATATTCTGCCCGCTTAAAGTCTCACTAACTCTGCCTAAGATATTACCGACTTGCTCTTTATTATCACTTGGTAAAATCTTTGTCCAGCTTGTATTTTTAACGCCCTTAACTACCGCGCCTACGCCTTGAAATACCAAATCGCCCGCGATATTAAAGCCCGCTTCTTGCGCGCCGTGCAAAAGGGCTTGAGCAATAGAAAAATCTTTATTTTCAAAGTATAAATCTGTTAAAATACTATCAACTGCACCACCTGCAAAGCCACCTATCGCGCCCCCTGCTATCATTCCACCAACGCCCTTTTTTGCGCCTTGCATTGCGCCTGCGATTCCTAAAGCGAGCGAGCCTTTATTATCCTTTATCACGCCTATTAAAAAGTCGTTAAAATTTTCATCAACTGCAAACACCTTGCCCTCTTTGACAAAGTAAAGATTATTTTGATTATATGCAATTGCGTCAAATCCAAACTCTTTTGCAATCACTTCATAATCTTTTAAAGCCTGTGCTTGTTTTTCCTCTAATGTTTCACTATTCCACAAATCCCTTAAAAACTGCTTACTAGGTAAAATATTCTCTAGCATTCGCGTGGCTTTTATTGCATTAGAGCTTAATTCCTCTGCGCGCACTAAGTTTTGAAACTGCGCATATTCCTCGCTTTCATCTTTAAAAAGCGTGCTAAAAAATCCTAATTTGTCTTTTATAATCTCCTTATCCTCTTTTCCTAAACTCTCCAAAGGCTTTTGCGCTTTAAAAAGTTCATAGGCTTTCACTGCCTTATCTAATTCCTCTTTTGCACCATTATTATTTGTCAAAATGTCTTTAGCTAAACTTAGCGTGCCTCTTTCATTGTAAAGCACATTACTTAAAGCGGGCGCGCTTATTCCTCTTTTTTCAAGCTCTTTGCTATCGATACCCGCTTTTTTTAGCGCGTTAAAAACTTCCTTGCCCTTTTCTTGCTTTTCTTTGTAGCGCGCGTTATCATATCCTACAACACCGCTTAAAATATCGCTTGCAATATCCTTGCCCTTTTCTGTTATGCTTTTTTCTTGCTCCTCTCTTTCGTAATCTTTTAGTTTTGAAATCGCGCGATATTGGCTTGCCTCTTTGCTTAGCAAAGATTCTAAACTTTGGCTTGGATTGTTTAGATTTACATTAAAAGCGGTATTTTTTAAGCTTTGGTAAGTTTGTTTAATTGATAAATCTTTGAAATTCTCCCATTCTATATCAGTGTCTAGCTTTTTTAAATTCTGCACGATTACATCGGGCTTTAATCCGCTTAGCTCTGCTTTTTCAAAATTAAAGCTTGCGTAACTTTTAGCACTGCTCGCGCTTGGTCTTATATTAAGTGGTGTGGTCTCGCTCATTTTTTCTCCTTAAATATCTGCTATGTCCATTAATCCCATTAATTCCGCGACTTCTTTGGGGGTGAATTTCCTACCCTCTGCTTTTGCGGTTTTTATAATCTTATTGGCACTTTCTAGGTTATAAATATGTGCTTGCACTGCGTTTATTTGCTCTTGCCTTGCTCCGCTTCCTTTGTAATTTATCATATCCGCTTTTAAGTTTAGCAAGGTTTTATCGATAATGCGTGAAATCGGGCTTAATGTGCTTACTTGGTTTTCAAAGGTTTTTATCGCGCCTCTTGCGTCCTCTGCATCACTTGCAAAAACTCTCCTGCCTCCGCCTGTTTGTGCATACATTAGATTATTCCTAAGTCCTGCGGTTGCAAGTTCATAATCACGTCCGCCCTTGCTTTGATAAAATCCACCTGTAATGTTTATACCCATTTTTTTCAGCGCGTCCTTTGTGCCTTTATCTCCCATTTGTAAGGCAATCAAAACAGAATCTTGGGCGTTTTTTATCCCCCCTACAATGTTTTCCATGTTTTTTTTGTAGCTTTGGACTCTGTGCGTGTTATCGCTTGTTAAGTCGATTTTGTGAAATACATATTTTGGGTCAAGTCCTAATCTTTTTGCCATAAACGCGTCAAAAAGTCCTAATTCTTTTTTATTATCAAAATATCCTATTCCTGTGTTTCTTACTTTTTGATAATAGCTTTTTTGGCTTACTTCCTCAAAGGGCGTTCCCTCTTGCAATACATCAAAAGGCTTTTTTGCCTGCTCTGTAATTTCTTTATTTAGCTCTTTTGCAGTTTTGGCATTATCAAAATCAAAGCTCGCACTAAAAGCGTCGTAATTATTCAATTCCTCTTTTAGCTTTTGTTCATCGGCTCTTTTTTCTTTCAAAAGTCCTAAAGGTTTTTTTACTATTTCAGACAAGCCCTCGTAAAATTTCGGCTTTTCTTGTGTTTGTGTTTCTAGTTCCTGCATACTCTCTCCTTTTTATCTCGCACTTCAATTTCCACGCTTTCGCTTAATGTTTTGCTTCCCTCTTTCACCTTAAAGCTAACGCAATAAGTCCCCGGCTCTTTTGCGTAGAATAAAAGCACTTTTGCGTCTTTTAGTTGCGTGCTTTGTGCTTCTTTTAGAAACTCTTGGGCTGGTTTGCTATTTACATAAAATTCATGGCTTGCATTTGAGTAAATGCTAAAGCCACAAATTAAAGTCCGCTCGTAAGTATTTAAACTTAGCTTTGGTGTGTAGATTCCAATCGGTTTTGTTCCTAATCCTAACGCCTCGTCTCTTGCTAAAAGGCTAAAGTTCTGCAACATTGTATTATATTGACTAGGTAATGCACTGCTATCAATCTCTCTAATAATATTTAACACGACTTTGGAAATACTACTTAACGCGCTTCCCTCATTCAAGCTCGCGCTATTATTTGCAATTGCATTCATTGCTACATTAAAATATCCTACATAAGCATTCGCCTTATTTATCGCGGCGTTATCAACTACGCTTCGCTTAATGCTTTCGGCTTGGATTATCCCACTTAATGCGTCTGCGTAAGCTTTTAAGTTAGCTATGCGATTTTGTGCAATGACCATTTCTAACTCTAAAAGCGTTTTTTTCTGCATTAAGCTTAGCTCTGTTTCTTTAAACTGCATTTCTTTGAGATGAAAAGTTGCATTCAAGGCTTCTTTTAAAAAATCTATTTTGTTTTGTGCTAAATCTGTGCTTGATACTTGCCTTAAAAGTGAGCTTGTAGCAATTGTCTCTAAAATCACTCCAAGATTATGGCTAAACTCGTTTATATTCATTATTTACTCACTAAGATATTTTGCTTTTTGATTGGTGGTTTTTCTTGCTTTTGTATTTGTGATTTGCTAAACGCTAAGCTTTTTTCTCTAATTTTCTCACTGATAAAATATTGAGAGTTGAAAATATCCGCGCTTAAAACGCGTAGCTTGCTTTGATAAAGTTGTGTTAAAAATGTATGTGATGACAAGATTTTGTTATAAATCTCTTGGCTTTTATTA from Helicobacter himalayensis harbors:
- a CDS encoding RNA polymerase-binding protein DksA; this translates as MSETTPLNIRPSASSAKSYASFNFEKAELSGLKPDVIVQNLKKLDTDIEWENFKDLSIKQTYQSLKNTAFNVNLNNPSQSLESLLSKEASQYRAISKLKDYEREEQEKSITEKGKDIASDILSGVVGYDNARYKEKQEKGKEVFNALKKAGIDSKELEKRGISAPALSNVLYNERGTLSLAKDILTNNNGAKEELDKAVKAYELFKAQKPLESLGKEDKEIIKDKLGFFSTLFKDESEEYAQFQNLVRAEELSSNAIKATRMLENILPSKQFLRDLWNSETLEEKQAQALKDYEVIAKEFGFDAIAYNQNNLYFVKEGKVFAVDENFNDFLIGVIKDNKGSLALGIAGAMQGAKKGVGGMIAGGAIGGFAGGAVDSILTDLYFENKDFSIAQALLHGAQEAGFNIAGDLVFQGVGAVVKGVKNTSWTKILPSDNKEQVGNILGRVSETLSGQNIGAIDRALKKHTKEAQRKANTKAFLQSQSDVKIREEFKDISGTKKILDKIKEKLPLNFIDNQNAQNSGVKYKREELLANVLRNKDLADSLAGQLDDVEARILSEALDKMTNDFKALSQNYEKEIAKAFVKDEQNPKLPLVFQKAVQEAEQEAKNQYKKAVQELQEGLDGEKLDLLSPFKKLADTALQDFGINSDITKLLINEVKNLEGRDITIKEALEKRKDLNQILRNFNDNPNTLKKFRIDESMGLLKDAIDTTISNAIEKKIAKLRLNNAQGNAHFNTDNLTKIKENKELKTQEKRSKAIETYTKGEEFKALSIDKQEAILKLKTIQPDPMPKEISTQDLENLTAHFSSKQDKAQREYYLKLFEDTKTNPHIILNTSTAKGERKEYIKAYEHKENKDLYYIAITQDNDKINITGYPTTKLSKIIRDITNCDKVAETLEGIATPAKPIKDNPSPQLATTILPQKTSDSLTKQDFNPLESLNAQNITRKDLDSNQIQELLARFDNVQNLKQHLSTRADALTREGLFDLLDTTIKNPHIQYVTDNKTKYLKKFKDEGNKSDPYFYLLVTKDKDKTFITHFKTRDIEYIQKELLKAEEIQKGAHIIGELRVQAGEAKKPVKSPTSNLDSEVLSHSLRPRHETPSLSFESHMTNTNAHFNTDNLTKDFGTNYAEFYHKGAEAVKHLLSTKEGQVQGAFYRKDLEELSGNGDISIVWGKEGSGRSDGYGLSKIAKYHPEVLQNLENIINKGSFFVDDKGRPNIILKDEIVGLRDNWKGQKTPFWIISSYKKRGLSKGIDSTKSERYAGELFSTNPTTTILPQKTSDSLTKQEESLRALLTNFRKANSEYADIKKRLNDKLTKAIFLDKPKKSTINSMRSIEEWKNAVLDKQWVNSIQGLENTIFAKFNPQMQEATQTLMIFRALERHIKSNNGISTINLSKALKDIESLEALPLHPKAQNALNIFKELANIYQFANKISGAKGYKSASGNGALSTTLEGRARVFLTNKLFKGLFFRVPYIGDKDAVLFHLKKAVRELKYPRAITLDILDNPTFTTPSPKSPINPKGEAFINDEVKRDISEFASNESVLKDEIIHKRAEIESQNTELLNAGEVLQALQKDKVIYSKVGSGSVTKEDLAEIQSILKELERREGIIADFGTNYAEFYHKGAEALKHLLSTKEGQVQGAFYRKDLEELSGSGDISIVWGEITDKANHKGYGLAHIIDKHGSEFENIPQRLNEIITQGEIEKDRLGRLTIKKDGFRVGLKANWKGKPTNKWIVTAYYDEKSLSLSTASDFTKGETLPFNSKEIITQQELTHNTPKVFDMGEIKINDYDDFLYYAKLAGFDLSKNKNAKEIHKALLAQIDKLEC